CATCATAAATATAGATAATAGCTAGAGAGATTATCCTAATCATCGCGTGTTCGTGAACCTGTAGCAGGCCAAGAAGTAGGTATCCGGGAATCAGCGCAGCAAACAACAATAAATAAAAGCGCTGTAAAAACGAGCAAGAAGAGCACCGCTCGCTGGGATATCGACTGTCGGGACAAAAAGGAGACAGTAACTCCAATGTCGATGCAATCGACGTGGAAGAAAAGGTCGCTGTAAAGACTCAAGATATAAGTGCGTTAAACGTTGCATCGCTATGCATGTGTTGGCTGACATCATAGCTCAATCTTCAGTGTTTGGTCAACGGTGAGTTCGCCAGACTCGATGCGGTCAACGCGGAGTACGAGCTCCTGGTAAGTAGTGAGCAAATGCAAGTATTGGCTATTTAGTTCATGGACATACCTTGAGAGCTCTGGCTGTCTTGAAGGCAAGTGGCGGAATCCGCTCGCGACCTCCGTCCCTGATGTCAACAGCAAGCATGTTTTGTCTGCATTCGTCGAGCACTTCCACAACGGGAATAGCATGCTTTTTCAAAGCAGGATTGGATATTTGGTTCACAGCATCATAAGTCTTGTTGCCGGTGTCATCGACTGCTCGCGAGATTTCTTGGATGTATTGATAAATTTGCTGCTCATCGGCGGGCGATGAGTCAGGCTTCGAGCGGATGAGGTTGACCAATGGCTGAATGTTTTGAACGAGGAGGGCTGTCTGGTCTTCGAGGTAGTTCTGCCATCGTCAATGTGCTGCTAGCTTGGGTACTATTCAGGAACGTACCTTGAACTCAAGCATGCCGCTGTCGTTCATGCCGTTCGTACCGTTCATGCCTGCACTTTGACGATCGTAACCACTGTAAGGCAAGCTGTAGTTGCTGTATCGGGTCGTGTCGCTGCTACCGCCTTTGCTACTACGGCCACGTTGGTGACCGTAATTTGAAGCGGGGGCGTTGCCGTTGCCATTCATATTGGCATCATTGGGCAGATACGCACCATAGCTGGCATTTCCGTTGGGTTTCAGAGGCATTGGCCTGTCGGCGTCTTCGTCTTCTGCATCTAGCTCATCTTCCGGGGTTTGCCGTACTTTGACAAGCTTAACGAGTTCGACAACGGCTGTAGACAAGTGGCTAGCGGCAGCATCCAGTAAGCTGACAGGTGACAGTCCAGAGGATGATGCGTGGTTCTTGGTGGCTGTGATGAGATTGTTCGCCGTAGCACTAACACGAGACTTGAGTTTTGCTTGCTGCCTCTCGGGACTTCCAAGAATATCGCCGCTGACACTGCTACTGGGCGATTGGAGCTGGGAGAGTGGAGTACTGTCGATATCGCCCGTGATAGACCGCACACACTTGACTACATGCCGCATACTTTCGAGAGTTTGTTCCGGGTTGGCTCTTCTTGCCGTCTGCAGTAGTTCGTCGATACTGAGCTGAAATTTCGTCACATGAACATCTTTGACTAAACCATCGGGTGATGTAAAACTAGTGTCGCGTGCGTAACTGTTGATGTCTAGCGACGCAAGCTGTGACAGGCCCATAGAGGATGCCTTGAGATTCCTGAGTTGCGTCTTCGCACGTGCGTATCGAGACTTCCAGTCCTTCAGCTCAGCTTCAAGTGTCGTAACCTGGTTTGCCATTCGCTCTTCCTTTTCGGCAGCTGCATCGCTGCGAGCTGATAACTCCTTCATTTCTTGCAGGAATATGGATGCATCTCTCCGGACTTCTTCGGCCACTTGCTGTTGCTCGCTCAGTTCTTGCTCGAGCTCCTCACAGCGTTGTCTCCAATTGCCATCACCATCCTCGAATGACTGTTGGCGGGGCTGGGATTCAAGTTTTGCGATTTGGGCACGCAAGTTGTTTTCCACGCCTTCGTTCTCGCTGCGGAGTTTGTTGATCTCGGACCGAAGTGACGAGTTGAGACTCTCAGCCTTTTCGAGCTTCTCTTCCAGAGAGGAACGAAGTTGATCCCATTCAGCACGCTCAGATGCTGAAGCGCCATCTCGCATCGAATTGGGGTCTTGAAGTCGCCGTAGCTCGTCATCCTTGTCTCGTATGCTAGCCTCGAGTGAACCGATTTTGCCCTGCAGCTCCGAAACCTGGTTTTGCAGATCTGCCGTCATCTTTTCCTGCGCCATGCTCATGCTTTTTGCGCTTTTATTTGTTTGGCGCCGTGTAGCAGCTCCTTCCAGATTGAAagcatcgtcgtcgtcgtctgCCGCACTGTCATCGTCTTCTACGAGTGTGCCCTTGTTCGGTACAATTGTGTTGGACTGAAATGTTTTGGGCAAAGGGCGTCCGAAGGAGCTGACCTCATTTCCTGATCCAGGCCGCGATCCAGGCCCAGGTCGCATTGGAGGGCCTCCTGGTCCACCCATGGGCCCGCCCATTGGAGGCGGCCCTCGATATCCAGGGCCACCAGGCGGGGGTCGGCCGCCCATGCTGTTCGGTGTGCCTACTCTGCTTGGAGGTCCTCTATTGCTTATGCGGCTTGCAATACTTGCGGCCGGGCTGGCAGAACGCGGAGGCAGGTCGGCTCCGGTGAAGCGCGGAAATCTTCGCTCGAGCTCGTAGAAGACGTCGGTAGCGAGTTGACGGAAGCGCTCGAGAGGCAGGGTTGACAGCTTTTGTCTGGCTTGGTTGCGTTTCGGGTGGAAGTTGTTCTTGGGAAGCAGGAATTTGGGCGTCTCGTTCCCCGGCGCACCTGGCCCTCCGCGCTTGCGATCCGTCTCTCTACGTATGGACTCGTCGTATACGTCGGTGCTGAGTTCCTGAAATTGCACGGCTGACAGCCTGGTCAGCTTGTCCTTGGCCCTGCTAGGCCGCGGATTGCCTTTTTCGTCATTCAGGTAGGGTCCTAGGTATGCCTTGAGCACATTGAAATGTTCCGACATGGTCTCCTCCAGCGCCTGCATCTTTCGCGGATCCATCATTTGGCGGGAGCCGTCGCTCATACTCGAGGCATACAGTCCGGTGCCGTCGCTCGAGCGGCCTACGGAACTCGGCGGTGACGGGTTGCCGTTGCCTGTACCTGGGCGCATGCCGTTGAGCATGCCTCCATCTGGGGTGCCCGGACCGTATCCGTTGGGTGGAATGGTGGGAGAGTAGGGGTTGTCGCCGGCCATGTTGCGGTAGCCGGTGATGGGCGACCAGTCCTGACTGTCGGTCGAAACAGGCGAAAGGACGccattgcgggtgttcaTGGCGAGGGTAGTCGTGGCTGCGTGGTGTTTCACCCCGCGGGTGGCCGCGCTGTCAGCTCGTATCGTATCCGCGCCGGAGTGTGCTAGTTGGTGGATGGAAAGTGCAAAAGGTTACAGACGAGGGTCGGCGTGGCTGCAAAGGGCGCGCGCTGGTGAAACTTTAGGCGTGGTAGGATTAACTTTGGAGTTGGCGGCCGCTCGGCAGTGTCACGGAAGGCGATGCGGTGAAGGAACGAAGGCGCACAAAGCGTGCAGAACAACAACAAAGCAGATGCTGGTAGCTGGCGTGATGGAGAGAAAGTGCATGCACGACAGCGTCTAGTCAAAGAGCCTGGGGTGCAGGTTGTTGCAgatgcagatgcagcagTAGCAGCAGCAGTAGCGAACAATACGAGCAAGCAAGAACCCAACCGCCTGGGGCCGCCTACACACTTAAGAAGCTGCTCTTGCCAAATATCGGTCATGATGCCCCTTTCGCAGCGGGCCCTTTTTTGCTGGGGAAGCATTCGACGGCTTAACTTGGCCGCTAGCCAGTTGGAGCAGCCGGGGCAGGGCGACGAATGGCAAGAGCCGAGCGGCTGCAAAAGCCCATGTCCAGCCATCAGGCGGGGGTGGACAAGTGGCTGGAGACGCAAGTGGCGTACGGGCGCTGCTGACATGAGGCTTGAAATAGGCACGCCGTCTACCTCATACTATCATATCAGCAGAAGTCTCAGAAGAAGTGGATAGAGGCTGCGCTGATAGTGATAACACCACTGAGCATAAACATTCCCATAGTCCCCCATGGTGTCACTGTCAGCGGGAAGCCTGCAGGTGGTCTGGTCGCAGGTCGCAGGTCGCTCCTTCCCACCTCACTAGCTGGGCATGGGCGCGCCGCCGAGATTAGCAGCAGCACCCTGGCTCTCGGGTCTGGCCCGGCGATCATATCACAGTAGTACCGCCCATGGAACCGTCTATACGAGCCAAAGACCAACGTCTTGCGAATACCAATACCATTGCTACCTGTCTACTGACAAATCAACCTCAACGTGCCCTCTTAATCTTGGCTGGCGCCTGGTTCCTGCACTCGGGACACAGCCAGTCCCCCAGCGGTTCCTCCTTGATGCCCACACACTCCCAATGAAACCATTGATACCGACAGTTGTCATTGTCGCAGGCTACCATGTCGCCGAAGCTGACACGCTGACAGGTGCAGTACTTGGTGTCGTCCGACTCGTCCTCTTCTGCATCGCCGCCTCCAATGCCCGACATGTCCTCGTCTTCTGTGCCTGCCTCGCTCGCCACGCTCTCATCATCTGCCGTCGTCGAAGGCGATGCCCGCGACCCGCCCTTGCGCCGCTTCTTGTTCACCCCGGACTTTGCAGTGAGTGCCGCCTTGCGCAGAGGTTGTTGTGGTTTCGCCTTCTTCACTGTGAGTACATTTTTCTGTGGCCTGGGTCCAACGCTACCTGCACGGGAACCTGGTGTCGATGGTTTAGGGGTCCCCGGTCCTATCGAGCCTTGTCGCCCCAAGTTGGAGGATGCTGCAGGGAGGGGCCCAATGCCTCCTGTTGGTCTGCGCCGCTTGCTGTCGCTCCCGGCCGATGCCTCCCGCTCTTGTCGTGCATTTGCCTGTATGGCACTCTGCGCATTCGTGAGCCGCTGCTGGTTTAGGAGCGCTTGTGTTTGCATGTTCTGTAGTGATGGGTTCAATCTTGAGTTGATACCTACATTGGTCGCGTTGGTGATTCGCGCCATGGCAGCTGCTTGCGCAAGGTTTGGAGCCCCGCCGCCTTGGTTGCCAGAGATGGAAAGCAGCGGTGTATTGGCACCCGTATTTGTCGCCGATGCTGGAGGAACCAAATTTCCAGGTGAGTCTCTCAGCAGCGAAGGCATCTGGGGATCAGTAGGTATCGACCCATCATTTTGCAGATCTCGCAGTTTGATATCCAGTCGCTTCACGTGACGATCGAGCTGCCTTGTCCTTAGCAGAAGCGGCATACAGCCTAGACAAGACACTTACAAGTGCAGCAGCTTTTTCAACTAGTCCAATCTTCTCTTCTTGCAGTAGCTGTGCTCTTTCGTAGTTTGCAAGAATCGTCTTCGAATAGGCAACTTCCTTTGGATTTTCTACTAGGCTGCCGTTGAGCTTGATGAACTTTTGCAGGCTTCCATCGCGTTGCTGTATCCCAGCGCGTAATTCCTGGATCTGGTTGTCTTTGGCCTGCACTTCCTCGTAAAGATGCGTGATTTCGGCTGGAAGATTTGCGACTGTCGGCCGTTAGCTACTATGGCTGCATGAAAAATTCTGTCCAATATTACCATCATGTACAAACTGCTCCAGTACGGTTGCTGCGTCCTCTGCGATGGCCATGGTGTGAGTTCGACCTGCTCGCGTGTGGCGATGGGCTCAGGTGACGTGTACGTTGTGCGCAACGATGCGCTTAAAAGACCTGCGATATGACGGTTCTTTGCGAATGCGACTTTGGTAGTCAAGAGCCGACGGCTCGTTGGTGAATGCGCGAGTGAAAGAGGCGCGCGCGGTGAAGGAGGAAACCACTTTGCACGAGAACAACTCTTTCTGCTTGACGCTCACTTGGCTTCTATCGCTCACTTGTATCCTTCAACTTGGACCCAAGTTTTCCAACTATTTCTACGAGGCTGCCTGTTTGCGTATCGCGGTCGTGATCGCGCGTCCACGACCTGCAGGTACAGCTAGCCAAGGACCCAGGCTTACCGGTAGATTACGTGTTCGGCACCATGCCGCGCTACCACCAATCAGATAATAGTGCCCGAGACGACGTCTCAACGACGACGGGCGAGCAAGATGCCGATGCCGATTCCGACTACGACTACGAGGTGGATGGCGAAGACCAAGACGACGACGAAACACAGACACGGTTTAAGTTTACCAACGCAAACGCACCTCCGGAGCTTAGCACACTTCTGAACGGTCCTCAGTGGAAGGCACCCGAACCAGGCACGAGGCGCGCACCTAGGGTAAATTATAGCCTTACCGACCAGTCTCCGCAACCCGCTACGCAAACCCGTGTACGAGCGGAAACACGTTCGCAGACACCTAAAGTATGCA
The sequence above is a segment of the Pyrenophora tritici-repentis strain M4 chromosome 3, whole genome shotgun sequence genome. Coding sequences within it:
- a CDS encoding Membrane-bound metallopeptidase, whose amino-acid sequence is MNTRNGVLSPVSTDSQDWSPITGYRNMAGDNPYSPTIPPNGYGPGTPDGGMLNGMRPGTGNGNPSPPSSVGRSSDGTGLYASSMSDGSRQMMDPRKMQALEETMSEHFNVLKAYLGPYLNDEKGNPRPSRAKDKLTRLSAVQFQELSTDVYDESIRRETDRKRGGPGAPGNETPKFLLPKNNFHPKRNQARQKLSTLPLERFRQLATDVFYELERRFPRFTGADLPPRSASPAASIASRISNRGPPSRVGTPNSMGGRPPPGGPGYRGPPPMGGPMGGPGGPPMRPGPGSRPGSGNEVSSFGRPLPKTFQSNTIVPNKGTLVEDDDSAADDDDDAFNLEGAATRRQTNKSAKSMSMAQEKMTADLQNQVSELQGKIGSLEASIRDKDDELRRLQDPNSMRDGASASERAEWDQLRSSLEEKLEKAESLNSSLRSEINKLRSENEGVENNLRAQIAKLESQPRQQSFEDGDGNWRQRCEELEQELSEQQQVAEEVRRDASIFLQEMKELSARSDAAAEKEERMANQVTTLEAELKDWKSRYARAKTQLRNLKASSMGLSQLASLDINSYARDTSFTSPDGLVKDVHVTKFQLSIDELLQTARRANPEQTLESMRHVVKCVRSITGDIDSTPLSQLQSPSSSVSGDILGSPERQQAKLKSRVSATANNLITATKNHASSSGLSPVSLLDAAASHLSTAVVELVKLVKVRQTPEDELDAEDEDADRPMPLKPNGNASYGAYLPNDANMNGNGNAPASNYGHQRGRSSKGGSSDTTRYSNYSLPYSGYDRQSAGMNGTNGMNDSGMLEFKNYLEDQTALLVQNIQPLVNLIRSKPDSSPADEQQIYQYIQEISRAVDDTGNKTYDAVNQISNPALKKHAIPVVEVLDECRQNMLAVDIRDGGRERIPPLAFKTARALKELVLRVDRIESGELTVDQTLKIEL
- a CDS encoding TNG2, Chromatin remodeling protein, contains PhD zinc finger; its protein translation is MAIAEDAATVLEQFVHDVANLPAEITHLYEEVQAKDNQIQELRAGIQQRDGSLQKFIKLNGSLVENPKEVAYSKTILANYERAQLLQEEKIGLVEKAAALLDRHVKRLDIKLRDLQNDGSIPTDPQMPSLLRDSPGNLVPPASATNTGANTPLLSISGNQGGGAPNLAQAAAMARITNATNVGINSRLNPSLQNMQTQALLNQQRLTNAQSAIQANARQEREASAGSDSKRRRPTGGIGPLPAASSNLGRQGSIGPGTPKPSTPGSRAGSVGPRPQKNVLTVKKAKPQQPLRKAALTAKSGVNKKRRKGGSRASPSTTADDESVASEAGTEDEDMSGIGGGDAEEDESDDTKYCTCQRVSFGDMVACDNDNCRYQWFHWECVGIKEEPLGDWLCPECRNQAPAKIKRAR